The sequence below is a genomic window from Dermacentor andersoni chromosome 6, qqDerAnde1_hic_scaffold, whole genome shotgun sequence.
CATCTTGTACTTGTTTTTGCATTCCCTCTCGCCCGTAGGATGCTGTCCCCCGCAGAGCGTGCACTTGGGCTTGCATTCGTGTTTGTGATCCTCGCTGGGGTTCACAATTCCGCATCCGAAGCACACTCTGGTGTTGGGATTCGGGCATACGTCTCTTCTATGACCGACCTTGCCGCATTGCCTGCACACGTCAAAGTGCTTGCGGTAAAGCCCGCACCTGACTAATATCGAGCCATACTTGACGTAGTTAGGTACTTTCTGTCCCGCGAAGAGTACTATCACCGTGGTTGTATTTCCGATTCTGTGCGCCTCCACCGCTAGGGGGTTGCACGCGTCCACGATGTTTTCGGCTATCTCTTCCGGTGAGTCGTCTACGGCTATGCCTCGGATGACTCCCTTGACCGTGCCGTCCGGCGCCGTTCGGTAAGCGCTGACTTCGTATGTCCTGCCTCCTATGTTAAGGGCTTTGACCTTAGAGTATAGCGTGGCACGCCTCTCGTCCGGGGTGCTGACCACGATGATGTTTTGCTGCGCGTTCGTGCAGATGGTGTCTGCTTTGCCTTCTTCCTTCGTTACTCGAGTCGCCGTCATGACGGCCGACATAATTATTGAAACCTCAGTTCTAGCTACGTTGAGACCTCCACGTGGCCTCATGATTATCTTGGTGTCTTCTTTCGGCATGTCTGTCGGCATCCTCGCCGCTTTCGTTACCGAGGCTGCAACTCTCTTAGCAAAGCTGGCCCTAGTCTTGGGTCTAGACTGACGAGTAATGGCGGCGGACTCACCGTTTTCCTTGCCGGCCATGATCTGCTTGATGCGCTTGCCGGAGGCCAACCAGCCTTCGGCTTCTTCCGGTGTAATGTCCTCTCCGTGAACTTCAATGCACGTGCGCCCACCGAAACTGCCGATGTTCGGTGCTGACCCCATGTCTCCCATTGACGTGGCCACTTCCATTTCGGACGCCATCTTGGTCGTACTCGTCGCCGGGTTAGCCCTAGCGGCCGGGCCGTCGCCACCGGTGGCCGTACTCGTGGGAGGCCTACGTTAGGCTTGGCGAAAAGTCCGCACCGCAACAAAAAAAGTCCTCGTAAATCAAGAGAATCACGTACCGCTTGGTCAAAACTGGTACTGGTCGATGCCCCGCACCTTCGCGCACACTTTCGTACCAATTATATCGCGGTAACTGCAAATTAACACTGCGTTAATTGGCATAATAGCAGGAGCCGATGAGAAGCCCGGCTCTTCCGcagtcgtcttcttcttcctccccacgtaaaactattccaaacttttctattccaatactgtaatcagccctccgcgattggtaaaaAACTTTCTTAGACAACCCCCccttcacctctctgtcacgcgacgtggcTAAAACCGTGagagctccccatctgatgtgacgcgaaaacactgattatgcatgatttgaccgaacaaaagaaaaatagttatttctgattcgacgcctttttgccattagcctccggctattggccaaacgttttcgggctgcacccaattcacctgcctgtcacactaTCTAACAAAACCGCAGCAACCCACCGCGTCAAAGTAACGTGCAcgcaataaagatgcattaatatgccgaacaaaacttaattttctcgTGAATAGCCGCatgctgccccgttctgaaaggaatataaGATGGATGCCGCCAATCGctgaggcgctggctactcgcaccagccggagagcgtgggtttaattacgtataataaaactttttgcgtggccgtgtaaggttttcgagcactttcggcacgtttacgacctcgttctgccaactagtctttgctgaggatccgttttagcgtcattcttgaggttccgttacatgccgccgcaattttcgaccagccacagcaagccaagtaagggaaagcggaccaatacCAGACGTTCGCACCACCCTCTTCAACTTTTTATCAATTTTCAGCGCAAtggctcggctccatcgaatccctctccacttgagtatgctcctcgcctcttgttagcAAATTAGATAAGAAAGCCGCGCTGTGtaagcaatgttatttgtttttcaaacaaacaaaagcgacctcctttttacgaggagagcgtttgattggtctgttcagacaaccctacgggtgaccgcccggtgcttgcgtcgtccgttacgcaaatttgacgtcaagagattggaataaaaacatattggaatagttttacgttatagggcccatggtcgCGGAACATGCGTTTAATGAATACACCTGTGCGACAGTAAGACATAAGCAGCGCGTGTTTACGATCATTGGAGGCTACATGACGAAAAACGAGAGATTTGATTATCTAAGCTTAACTTTTGTCGCCCAAATATGCCATGGaccacatataatccccggcgcTTTTAACGCCCACCACACATTATGGCTGAGTATTACGATGAATGGATGGGGCGAAGAATTGACAAACCTCATAGACACAGAAGGCTTGGCAACCATTTATGACAGTTCCCCTACATTTCTCCGATGGCCGACTTATAGCAGCTCATTATAGCTTGCATTCATGTCCCAAAATTCTCAACCCTGAAGAACCTGGTGAACAGATCTGGAAACGGCGTGGTAGCGACCCTATACCTATATACATAATACTGCAATGGTTCCTTAAAACTCCTTCATCTCGTCTTTGTTTAATAACTAGAGAGATCATCAAGCATTGGGGGACAATGCTGGCTCATAACAATCTTCGTCGCCTGATCTAGAATGTACTGTTAACACAGCTCTGCATGAAACCACAAAACTCGTATGCATATTGGTACCTAAAGCTCCACCGACATCGAATATGAATAACTACGAAACGTGCGTCGCCGCGCCGAGAGAAAATACCGAAGAACGCAATCTACCTCAGACCGTACCATCtgtcgccgagctcaacgacaTGTTCTTCGGCACCTCGACAAACTGTACACAAGCGCTGATGAGGATTTTGTACTTCCCTTGATCCTCGCAAGCCACTTTGTAAAATACGGCAGGTAATGCACAGTTTGGAATTTCGTCCTCAAGAAAAGTACCCATTATGGGGACTAGCAGTGGTAAAGTGTAAAAGCGAAGTGAACATTGCCGGGTACTACTGCAAAATCATTGTGGCTATGGCTTCAGGCCCACATTCAATAGACGGACAAGCCCTAAACCATCCACATACGACCGTCTTGACGCGATGTTCACGATGCAAGTAGGCGCTGCATGGCTTCATCTCGAAGATCGTCAGCGGTTGGAACGGATGGCATCAGATATGCTGCGCTGCGTTCTCTGGGGAAGACGCACTCTTCGATTCAACACATTTTGGAGTGCTGGTACTCTACTGAATAATTAGAAAACAAGTCTTATTGTGGCGTATTTTTAGGTTGGAAAAACACCTCATGCCATATTTTCCTACAGACCCGTTGCCCTGGCATACTGCGTGGGCGAGATGATGAAGAGAATGTTGCTGACAAGGCTAGACTTGTTTAGCAAAAAGTACAACCTTTACCCAGATGTGATGACGTGTtttcagaaaataaagaaaggttcCTGCATTGACAGCGTGATTGACGCCATTCTTGACGTACTTGAGGAGCTAGGAATCGTAGGTGGAAGGTTTCACTGGTTATGAACCAGCTTATTAACCATGCCATATTTATTACGACGAGTGACGAGGCGACCAGTCGTGATCCTATCTGCACTGGCGTTcctcaaggaggcgtgctcatCCCTAGACTGTTCAATATAACCTTTATTAGACTCGCGGATATAGCGCGAGATATTACCATTATGAGCCCATACACTGACGATAGCTGCATATGGGCTTCTGGTGTTTCGGCGCCACAATTTCCTGTAAGACTGCACCGTGCAGTGTCGGTCACCTCGAAGTTCTTGCAGCAGCGAGGTCTACAATTGGCACCTGAGAAGTGAGCGGCCCTTGCATAAACACGCAAGGCGATGCACCGCTACCAGGTTGCAATTAACAGCACAGCCATACCGTACTTAACACACCACAGATTCCTAGGAGTGATGATTAACCGAAACTTGCCCTGGTCTAAGCAAGTGTCGATGGTCAAGTGCAAATTACGCAGCTTCATACACGTGCCTAAACACATAGCAGGCAGGAAGTAGGGCCCGTAAGAGGGATAATTGCTCCAGCTAAATGTATCACTTTTCATAGTTTAGCCGCAATACAGTTTGCAGATTATTACAAAGATGCGCCCCTCCTGCCTATATACGCGGGAGAGCTGACAAGCTTAAGCCCTGAGAACATGTCTTGAAGTGCCAGGGTGCACTTCGACTAAGgtcgtgaatgcgaaagcaggTGTACGTCCTTTAGACGCTCATCTCTCATGCCCACCTTTAAGGGTATATCTTCAATATAGTTGAACCACAACGAACTTCACCCTCTATCGACTATTCGCATTCTTCGTCCAGACAGTGCTTCCTCGGAATATCTTTTGCGTCATGAGATCTTCCTTCGTACAGGCTTTACTATGGCAATAGCAGCGGCCGTGCCAGCGTAGATTTTGTCAAGCCCTGTAGTAAACCCATCCCTTCCCGGAGTCAGGAAAAAATCACGTACACCCTCACGTGGCTTAAACAACTTACCTAAACTTTATATCTTAAGAATATGTCACTTCCATAGCATATTTGCTGATGGGTCGGTGTCAACAGCCACTTAGACCGCGGCGTTCATAATACCTAATATGAAAATCAGTAAGCACTTCCATGTCTACCCCCAAACTACGTCAATGGCCGCTGAGATTGTTGCCATTCGGCCGGCAACTCGTTATATATTCTGTAGCCACATCAGACACGGACTGTACTTTGCGATTCGAAACCAGCACTTTATTTGATCAATTCTGCACTTACACGAGCACCTTTCTATGTGCTTACTCAAGAGGTGATTGAATCACACGATGTCGGCCTGAGAGCTGGCCATTCAATAAGGTTGCAGTGAATTCGGGACACTGAGGATTACATGGAAATGGGCTCACCAACGCGGAGGCACAGATGACCTACATTAATGCCACACCAGTGTCCACACCAATTTCACAACCATGCACTAAAGCCCTAGTGTATAGACTTCTGCGCGATAATACCGCAATATATTGCACGTCACCAGGTCATGATCATCGCCGCCTTCACGAACTCGATCGCAGAATAAAATACGGGCACCACCCACCATGAAAAAGTGCAATGGAAGCTTGCTGCACATATTAAGATTAGGCGTGGCCTTCACCCGGCGCTCCCTGCATTTCATCGGCCGGGCGGATACTCTGAACAGTGAGAAATGCGGCATTACTGAGATGTCAGAACAGCTCTTGTGCATCTGGCAGCCATTTGTTGTAAAAAAATCGCTAATAGAGATCTCGTCATAACTTCTCGTTGCACCATTGACTGAAAATATTCTTTTGGGACCTTCACCAGATCCTCGTCATCAGCCGGATAGTATGAAGGCCCTAAACAATTTTTTGTATGAGAACGGACTGGACAAGAGACTAGAAGATTTTCACTAAATCTTCACCCTCATAGTCAATGACTTCTCTATTGTTTTATTCTACACCCGTTCCCGCTCTGCCAAGGCAGAGTAGCCGATCTGAACATCGATCCAGGGTGACCTCTCAGTTTCTCTTATAATTGTACCTGTCATTGACATTCTTCCATTGACAAGCATCATACTTCAATTTTTACCTCGGTTATCATGTGAGAGGCGATGGGGTTGAGGTGAAAAAAAGACTGGTTGAAGAACTGCGGGCTCTAAGGGGGCTAGTGACATAATTCTGCTGTATAAAACGTACACCACAATATATGAAACTGCCTACGCTTAGAATTTCTCTTTATGGCCGCCCTACCAAACAGAAAAACATGGGTCCGCAACGTTCTCAGAACCTGGCGCTCATAGTCATAAATGTCGTGTGGAAGCACGACATTTGCAACGCATATAAAGCAAGAAGGGAAATTAAGCGGCGTAAGGcgaaagcatcaagatgccgtcTCGTGAATATATCGCAGGGTAAGGCATGTATTTACGCTTTCCAAAGCACAGCTCATGTAAATAGAAGAGGGCATAAAATAACGTTTTGGAATGGGGCAAGACCAACTGCATTGCTTTAAAAGCAAAGTGACACTGCCGTAGAGAGGGGAAAGATAGCATAGATCATTCAAGAGATTGAGCCAGTCAGAACAAGAGGGACATCACGCATTCCTCAGTGTGACAGCGTTCTCGGCTTAACTTTTGAAGCGCGATTCAGCAAGGTGAGACGAGGATTCACAGGGACAAAGCGACACCAGCGCTAACCAAGCAGACAAGCACGGCAAGGCTGTTGAGATTGTGGAAAAGAATGAACCTGATGGAAGAAAAATAAACTGCAGCAGTCAGTCAACGTTAGCCTAGTTGGTGATGCATGGCTTCTAAAGCGTGATGCAGTGAAACAGTGCGCCGTATTACACCTCAGAAATCACGGAAGCCAACTACCCCAACGTTGCTCCATGACGTAGCCCTCGACTTTACCAGGCGTAGGTTCTTCCAGTCAGTATCAAAGGCTAAAGCAGCTTTCGCTACTTCCACTTTGAAACAATAATTTGACACTGAGTTTAGTGATGACCCGTGATGGCCAAGCGCGGCATTTATTTCTAGGAAACTAAAATGGCGGGGCCCTACACTTCATACAGTAGACCCATGTAATAACTACATCAATTCTGATGGTGCAAGGAGTTGTTGGACACCTTATTATGTCAGAATATTTAGACAAATATTCTGGTGTTGTTGGACTTGGTTTAACTGTGAATTTCTCGTACTTTGCGTTGCCATTATTAATAATGTGTTTATATCACCAACTGCTTTCTGGAGGCAACCACTATGTGAGCTCAATGAAATATGCTCATGGCGGCCTACAGAAAGAGCCTCAAACTTATATATTTAGGGTAATAGCCTCACAATGTATCGCTTAGTGATATAAACTATAATATACCTGTTGTACGAGCAATATACTGACATGCTCCTCTCTGTGTAAATGAACTTAAATGAGCTGAAAATTTTTTTGTAAGCATACAACGTTTTTCAAGCATTTCGTATTAGCGCCAACCTCGAATTGTATACTACGCAATGTCACTTCTTTCTTCTATAGTCAAACACTAGTTGTGTTCACCCATTCAACAGGTGAAGAGcgcgagacgacctcgcgcagtGGGCTCCCCACTCACACTATTCTCAAACTCCTCGCTCCCATGAGAGACACAACCTGCGGACTACGATCTGAGGAGTGAACAGGTCTTCTACATCAGGCCCAGCTAGCAGGACGCGGCAGCGGGACCCTGTACCAGGGACTCCACCCTTAGACAGCCTCTTTCTTTCCGTCATTTTCTCTCGTCTTCAATGAAGTTTTCTATAACCATGTACACGAGGATGGCGACTGAGTCATCGCCGCGATTAAATTTGAAAGAGCGCCTCATTGAAAAAGTTTCAATGGATTGATTTTCAAGCACACCACATGTTTCGTCACTTTTTTCTATGGTCAGTTTATCTGGTTGATGGCTTTAGTGTGGGCGAAAATTACTACCGTTATGTTCTATCACTGGACGCGAAAAGCACTTGTTCCCTATTAAAAGGAGCAATAAAATGTCAGTCAAATTGAAAAAGTAATAAACATGTCTGCCTGTAAGCTTTCCGCCATTGGCCTACCTGTCTAGCGCACGTGTTTTGTACTCACGGGCTGCTGTACGGCTGCAGTTTGACAGTTCGATGACGCGCAGGCCATTCGTAATGAGTGCTTCCGCTCATTCTGCTAGCATGCAAGCTGTTCTCTATCCGGCAGGTTGGCCTGGTCGGCGCTGCCATCAATGCGGCTCACTTACTTTAGAGCTAGAGCTCATCCCACAGTAAGCGCAAAAGGCGACAGCGAACGGCAATGGCGACGCTGTTATCGTGTGGTGGTGCTGCGATTGAGAGCCGGGACCATGGGCTTTGGGTGTGCGTTCGCTCGCCGAGGTGAGCAAACGCACACCCAATCAATCGCTGGACTACGGTGATTTCGCTCTCACAGCCCTGACTTGCTCTCAGAGCGAGCACTACTTTGATTTTTTGCGCCTACCGGCTCCGTCAGATCGACACCCGCAGAGCCTGAATGCCCTCAGTGCAGAACATCTCGAACATCCCAATAATATCACCTTCTTGGGCTCCTTCCCACTGAATACACATTTGTCTATTAGCCGTCTGCAAGACGTCTTGACAAGGCCACCAAGACGCGTTGAAAATTATTATGAAcgtttacaagacatgttcaaacTGTGTTGGCAACACGAAGCAGGCACTGTATCGCGATcttcttcccctctcttcttttATCCCTCCGTAAGAATATTTAAGTCTTCTTGAGGATTTCTTAATAAGACTTTGTCGGATGTCTTAAAATGCCTTGTagccgtcgtgaagaccttcTAATGCACCACCAAACAAGGGATATAAGACGTTTTGCAAGTAATCTTGTCGCCGTTTTAAAAACGGCTATACGACGTTTTAAGTGACGTTTTATAGTTGTTTTAGAAACGGATATGAGATATCTTGCACAATGTCTGATAGCCGTTTAACAATGGCTGTAAGAAATTTGGGGAGATATTTTGTAGACGTACTAAAATGTTGTCCCAACAGAATAAACAGACTTTTGAAGAGCTAGGTACTATACGATCTCGTCAATATTTGTGTAACGTAGACCTATAATTATGAAAGCAATTGATTGAGGGAGATCTCTAAATTTGTTGGGTGACAGATTATTTAAGGCACCAAGCTAACGTACGTACAAACAACTCAAAGCTCTTTAAAAAGTGACGGAACTTCTAGTAAGGAATGTTTATCATGCCTTGCAAGCATCGTCATCTTAAAACTATAGAACAGCACAACTTGTTGATTCGGCTAGGCAGTAGTTGCAAAAATGACAGTCAGACCTACCAAAACTGTCCATTCATAGTGGGAACTCTATTGTCAGGGGAAGCTCTAGCACAAAGATTACATTTTAGGTATGCTTTAGACGCTAAACTTCAGTCGTTACATTACTATAGAGATTATCTCCTTCCAGATTAACTGCTCAGCAAAATGTTGCTGAGCTTCAGTGACCTGGTTAGAAACGACATACACTACACATATGCTATGGTCTGGGAAGACCCAATATGATTTTTTACCTTGTCAACATTGTTCTATATTAGCGGATGGAAT
It includes:
- the LOC126523521 gene encoding uncharacterized protein, encoding MASEMEVATSMGDMGSAPNIGSFGGRTCIEVHGEDITPEEAEGWLASGKRIKQIMAGKENGESAAITRQSRPKTRASFAKRVAASVTKAARMPTDMPKEDTKIIMRPRGGLNVARTEVSIIMSAVMTATRVTKEEGKADTICTNAQQNIIVVSTPDERRATLYSKVKALNIGGRTYEVSAYRTAPDGTVKGVIRGIAVDDSPEEIAENIVDACNPLAVEAHRIGNTTTVIVLFAGQKVPNYVKYGSILVRCGLYRKHFDVCRQCGKVGHRRDVCPNPNTRVCFGCGIVNPSEDHKHECKPKCTLCGGQHPTGERECKNKYKMPYVVKKRQWERKMEAMQQQPDPESFPPLRAPSAERPRGESRQRDSSRKRDNSKGGRSASRHRPSQSRERVAWADAVKANMAEKRQPPAQNAAKKIQEENGVVKALRDENEMLKRRIAEQDATIKEINEKLTTLIGLQQQQQLLPTPAQERKQEEITEDEPEVEVDPRATKEAGPAPKRRAIEGAKERKIMERIEKQDDRLDHLEATSKVTNERLTTLAQAVQQMTTNIQSTIQNMMAQMQAQLQTQIQAQIQGMEGQIIAKLQQSWTGQHVQQHPHRQ